TTTTACATTTACGGAAGTTGAAATATGATCATAAATCTTTTTATGGTCTTCCTGAATCCTTCTGAAATTGTTTCGGGAAAGGGTATGTTCTATTTTATTTAAATCTTCCTGGGGAATTTTGAAATCCTGCTTATATTTTTTACCCTGGCCTTCAAAAGAGTAATGGGCATCATGTCCTTTGATCAGAAGATTCTCATATACGGGTGCAAGGCCGCCGCTTCTGGAATAGCTGATGTCGAAATCCGAATAGATCCTTTGGCTGTTGCATGATGCTAATACAGTAAGAGCAAATAAGATTCCTGTTATCCTTTTCATAATAATTCTGCTTTAATTACCTGATTCTTTCTGTTCTGATTTTTTGGCTTTCAGTTCTTCGTCATATTGGTGCAACAGATTGAAGTCCTCAGTCTGTTCAATGGCGGTCATGATCTTATACAGGATTTGCTGGGCATTCTCTTTGTCGTAATCGATTTCAAGAGGTGCCTTGAATTCCATGGTAGGCTTTACGCCTGTGACCTTTACCCGGAGCCCTTTTTTATCAAAAGCCCTGCGGAATCCGTTGATTTTTATCGGGATTACAATCGGGCGCTGATTTTTAACCAGTTTTGCCGTTCCCCTTCTTCCCTGTGCAAAAGCGGAGGTGGTTCCCTGGGGGAAAGTGGCTACCCATCCGTTATCAAGAGCCTTCATGATGTTTTCAACCTCACTCATATCCACGATCCTGTTGACGTTTTTGCCTTCTGCTCGCCAGGTCCTTTTAACAGTAACGGCACCTGCAATTTTAAAGATCTTGGGAAGGATTCCTTTGTTCATCGTTTCTTCGGCTGCAACATAATAGAAATCAATCTTCGGGTTTAATAAGTATATCGGGTTTTTAATGGTGTTAAGGTACCCGTTGTTTACTGAGCAGAATGCGTGATACATGGCCGCAACATCGGCAAAATAAGTTTGGTGATTGGACACAAACAGTACATTGGAATCCGGGAGATCCACAAGATGCTCAGTTCCTGTAATTTTCAGTTTGTTAAAG
The sequence above is a segment of the Chryseobacterium sp. JJR-5R genome. Coding sequences within it:
- a CDS encoding lysophospholipid acyltransferase family protein; amino-acid sequence: MAKKNIFTDAFGTPYFLKRIIIFILGIISYRRFNGFNKLKITGTEHLVDLPDSNVLFVSNHQTYFADVAAMYHAFCSVNNGYLNTIKNPIYLLNPKIDFYYVAAEETMNKGILPKIFKIAGAVTVKRTWRAEGKNVNRIVDMSEVENIMKALDNGWVATFPQGTTSAFAQGRRGTAKLVKNQRPIVIPIKINGFRRAFDKKGLRVKVTGVKPTMEFKAPLEIDYDKENAQQILYKIMTAIEQTEDFNLLHQYDEELKAKKSEQKESGN